A single genomic interval of Zunongwangia sp. HGR-M22 harbors:
- a CDS encoding HYC_CC_PP family protein, translating to MKQFFAKIFASIIAVLVLFSTFSFTVDQHFCGKKLVDSAVFTKAKTCGMEMNSATSAETSITKKSCCTNKKLEVKGQDTLKQNFNNLDFQQQLVITGFVYSYLQLFEFSEPDCIPFKDYSPPKLVCDIQLQDQVFRI from the coding sequence ATGAAACAGTTTTTTGCTAAAATATTCGCTTCCATTATAGCCGTTTTGGTGTTGTTTTCTACCTTTTCTTTTACGGTAGATCAGCATTTCTGCGGAAAAAAATTAGTGGATAGCGCTGTTTTTACCAAAGCAAAAACTTGTGGAATGGAAATGAATTCGGCAACTTCTGCTGAAACTTCTATAACAAAAAAATCCTGCTGCACCAATAAAAAACTAGAAGTAAAAGGTCAGGACACACTGAAGCAAAACTTCAATAATCTTGATTTTCAGCAGCAATTAGTTATTACTGGTTTTGTCTATTCTTATTTACAGCTTTTCGAGTTTTCAGAACCCGATTGTATTCCTTTTAAAGATTACTCCCCGCCAAAATTGGTCTGCGATATTCAGTTACAGGATCAGGTTTTTCGTATTTGA
- a CDS encoding TolC family protein, with the protein MNCKLLIEKEYKILSLCVMLFSFIMDAQQLENYILEAQNNSPMIDALRVKYDISKEQANAVNTLPNTEFAAGYFVSEPETRTGPQQAKFSVKQMFPWFGTISARQDYAGALAEEDNIEVDIALRKLKLSVSKAYFHLYEFQEKIKVIKENIELLKIYEELALNGVEVGKASAVDVLQLQMRQNRLKDQQVSLENKLTSAKVAFNRLLNRENNASVTLVDTLELPSEEMRISAIKVHPELSKFDESLESVDFAEAVNQKESVPQFGLGVDYINVGTRTDMAIPDNGKDIVMPMVSFSIPIFNNKYSSVSAQNELRKKQISANKSQRLNELESKLSNALEMRNSARYSVEIQFQNIGLTKDAEDILMRSYESERLDFRDVLDIQEMQLDYQMKLVESISNYFQQTAMVEYLVD; encoded by the coding sequence GTGAACTGTAAATTATTAATAGAAAAGGAATATAAAATTCTATCGCTTTGTGTGATGCTATTTTCTTTTATAATGGATGCTCAGCAACTAGAAAACTATATTCTAGAAGCGCAGAACAATAGCCCAATGATCGATGCTTTACGGGTGAAATACGATATTTCAAAAGAGCAAGCTAACGCCGTAAATACCTTGCCAAATACCGAATTTGCCGCAGGATATTTTGTAAGTGAACCGGAAACCAGAACTGGGCCGCAGCAAGCTAAATTTTCGGTAAAGCAAATGTTTCCGTGGTTTGGTACAATTTCAGCGAGGCAAGATTACGCCGGCGCATTAGCTGAAGAAGATAATATTGAAGTCGATATCGCTCTGCGTAAGCTAAAATTATCGGTTTCAAAAGCCTATTTTCATTTGTACGAATTTCAGGAGAAAATTAAAGTGATAAAAGAGAATATTGAATTACTGAAAATTTATGAAGAATTGGCGCTAAACGGTGTAGAAGTTGGAAAAGCCAGCGCGGTGGATGTGCTTCAGTTGCAAATGCGTCAAAACAGGCTAAAAGATCAGCAGGTGAGTCTAGAAAATAAATTGACTTCAGCAAAAGTAGCTTTTAATCGATTGCTGAATAGAGAAAACAATGCTTCAGTAACACTTGTAGATACACTGGAATTGCCTTCAGAAGAAATGAGAATTTCAGCAATAAAAGTTCATCCGGAATTATCCAAATTCGATGAGAGTTTGGAAAGTGTCGATTTTGCGGAAGCCGTAAATCAAAAAGAATCGGTTCCGCAATTCGGTTTAGGTGTAGATTATATTAATGTAGGAACGCGCACCGATATGGCAATTCCCGATAACGGGAAAGATATTGTGATGCCTATGGTATCGTTTTCGATACCGATTTTCAACAATAAATACTCTTCGGTTTCTGCCCAAAATGAGTTACGAAAAAAACAAATTTCAGCAAATAAAAGTCAGCGTTTAAATGAATTGGAAAGCAAGTTGTCCAATGCGCTTGAAATGCGAAATTCAGCGCGATATTCTGTAGAAATTCAATTTCAAAATATTGGATTAACTAAAGATGCTGAGGATATTTTGATGCGCAGTTACGAAAGTGAACGTTTAGATTTTCGGGATGTGCTAGATATCCAAGAAATGCAATTAGACTATCAAATGAAATTGGTCGAATCGATAAGTAATTATTTTCAGCAAACGGCGATGGTAGAGTATTTGGTTGATTAG
- a CDS encoding DUF3347 domain-containing protein, with product MKRIPRNLFSIAFSAGIMSFTSCKENKESTTDATQEDVEMTQDDNAKTIAQNAEFDDEKVASEYVAYLQLKDALVATDANAAKKAAKKMTGFENAEIAELATKISEETAIEAQRKVFSELTVLMEPVLENAIASGEIYKQFCPMAFDGKGASWFAASEEINNPYFGDKMLHCGRVEKTIQ from the coding sequence ATGAAACGTATACCTAGAAATCTATTTTCTATAGCTTTTTCAGCTGGAATTATGAGCTTTACCAGCTGTAAGGAAAACAAAGAATCTACTACTGATGCTACGCAGGAAGATGTAGAAATGACTCAGGATGATAATGCAAAAACGATAGCCCAAAATGCTGAATTTGATGATGAAAAAGTAGCTTCAGAATATGTAGCTTATTTACAATTAAAAGATGCTTTGGTGGCTACCGATGCAAATGCTGCGAAAAAAGCAGCCAAGAAAATGACCGGTTTCGAGAATGCTGAAATTGCTGAATTAGCGACTAAAATTTCAGAAGAGACAGCTATAGAAGCACAACGAAAAGTATTTTCAGAATTAACGGTTTTGATGGAACCGGTGCTTGAAAACGCTATTGCTTCAGGAGAAATTTATAAGCAATTTTGCCCAATGGCTTTCGATGGAAAAGGAGCATCGTGGTTTGCAGCTTCCGAAGAAATTAATAATCCGTATTTTGGAGATAAAATGTTGCATTGCGGTAGAGTAGAAAAAACTATTCAGTAA
- a CDS encoding GAF domain-containing protein — translation MPFDKLRPQVEKILNTKEISVDNRLTQVCELLMETIPYYDWVGFYFKNGDKEELKLRSFAGEPTDHDIIPFGKGICGQVAVSNANFVVPDVKAQNNYIACSIHVKAEIVVPLFLNGENIGQIDIDSHTPDPFSKEDELFLEFVNEKVAEILE, via the coding sequence ATGCCATTTGATAAATTAAGACCACAAGTTGAAAAAATTCTGAATACGAAAGAGATATCAGTAGATAATCGATTAACTCAGGTTTGCGAATTATTGATGGAAACAATCCCTTATTACGATTGGGTTGGATTTTATTTTAAAAATGGCGATAAAGAAGAATTAAAACTTCGTTCGTTTGCCGGTGAACCAACAGATCACGATATCATTCCTTTTGGAAAAGGTATCTGTGGACAAGTTGCCGTATCGAATGCGAATTTTGTGGTTCCCGATGTTAAAGCTCAAAACAATTATATTGCTTGTAGCATTCACGTTAAAGCTGAAATTGTAGTGCCATTGTTTTTAAACGGAGAAAATATTGGACAGATCGATATCGATTCTCATACTCCAGATCCATTCTCTAAAGAAGACGAATTATTCTTAGAATTTGTAAACGAAAAAGTTGCCGAGATACTGGAATAG
- the xrtF gene encoding exosortase family protein XrtF gives MLQLFRKYSLVIRFVAVFLGSYFLLSVLYNSYLIFSESQTTYFPDIITNLVSRQSAALIEFLGYAVKMEPHTKEPAMKVFVEGNFLVRVVEGCNSISVIILFISFILSFFAKMRTTILYILAGSVLIYTMNLIRIALLTIGIYEYPEYASFLHEIVFPLIIYGTVILLWIVWVKVYANIEKNEDQV, from the coding sequence TTGCTTCAGCTTTTTAGAAAATATAGTCTGGTTATTCGGTTTGTAGCCGTCTTTTTAGGAAGTTATTTTTTGCTTTCGGTACTATATAATTCGTATTTAATCTTTTCTGAAAGTCAAACTACATATTTTCCAGACATAATAACCAACCTTGTTAGTCGCCAAAGCGCTGCACTAATAGAGTTTTTGGGTTATGCCGTAAAAATGGAGCCACATACTAAAGAGCCTGCCATGAAAGTATTTGTTGAAGGAAACTTTCTTGTTCGTGTGGTAGAAGGTTGCAATAGTATAAGTGTGATTATCCTTTTTATTTCTTTTATCCTTTCTTTTTTCGCCAAAATGCGAACGACCATTTTGTATATTTTGGCGGGAAGTGTGCTTATCTATACGATGAATTTAATTCGGATTGCACTACTAACTATCGGAATTTACGAGTATCCCGAATATGCATCATTTTTACATGAGATCGTTTTTCCGTTAATTATTTACGGCACTGTTATTCTATTATGGATAGTTTGGGTAAAAGTGTACGCTAATATAGAAAAGAATGAAGACCAGGTATAG
- a CDS encoding exosortase F system-associated membrane protein codes for MKTRYRLFLIGILVVLLASIRFFEAKIFYDPLLFFFKYSDYLRNDIPDFEPGLLLLNTILRYVINSLISLGIIAIAFVDRNIIKFSAVLFLLLLGIVGSVFTYLIFTIENEHFLALFYVRRFLIHPIFILVLLPAFYYYRINKRSRKI; via the coding sequence ATGAAGACCAGGTATAGGCTTTTTTTGATAGGGATTTTAGTCGTTTTACTGGCAAGTATTCGATTCTTTGAGGCAAAGATTTTCTATGATCCTTTACTATTTTTCTTTAAATATTCTGATTATTTGAGAAATGATATTCCAGATTTTGAGCCTGGTTTATTACTTCTGAATACGATTTTAAGATATGTAATAAACAGCCTTATTTCACTCGGGATAATTGCAATAGCCTTTGTAGATCGCAATATTATAAAGTTTTCGGCCGTGTTATTTTTGTTGCTGTTGGGCATCGTAGGGAGTGTTTTTACGTACCTTATATTTACTATTGAAAATGAACATTTTCTTGCTTTGTTTTACGTGCGGCGATTTTTAATTCATCCGATATTCATTTTGGTGCTTCTCCCGGCTTTTTATTACTACCGAATAAATAAGCGAAGTAGAAAAATTTAA
- a CDS encoding efflux RND transporter periplasmic adaptor subunit has product MKKTIIYTGLALIIGLFIGYLIFSGSEHKTKETHTEHDAAEDTMWTCSMHPQIMQPEPGDCPICGMELIPANQTDVTIAGFTMTENAMKLANIQTSIVGNSKTDNSITLSGTLEANEELNAVQSSYFSGRIEQLFINTTGEEIKKGQILATIYSPELISAQQELLTALKLKESQPKLYQAVRNKLKNWKLSDSQINSIEESGKVKENFPVFASNSGTVTEKMVNQGDYVNRGQALYKVANLTKVWAVFDAYEGQLSNLKEGQKLQISVNAFADESFNGTIDFINPVLDNSARTTEIRVVLANRNGKLKPGMFVEAEVDLEATENSQISIPKSAVMWTGERSVVYLKTDANSPQFEMKEVKLGSEIRDSYQILEGLEKGDEVVTNGTFTVDAAAQLQGKKSMMNRNAVDDKRTNEAMAREMNLPKSFQLAFRAVIEDYLELKDDLVVSDATSAKKAAKKASAKINTIDTAALNKMVATRFKIIQNTFKAISASEDIATQRKEFIALSQNMIELVSNFDEIEELYIQRCPMANNNKGATWLSKNKEIKNPYFGSKMLGCGETIRSLPNRDNRITSP; this is encoded by the coding sequence ATGAAAAAAACAATTATATATACAGGTTTAGCTTTAATCATTGGTCTTTTTATCGGCTATTTAATTTTTAGCGGAAGTGAACATAAAACTAAAGAGACGCATACCGAACACGATGCTGCAGAAGATACGATGTGGACATGTTCTATGCATCCTCAGATTATGCAACCAGAACCCGGCGATTGCCCTATTTGCGGTATGGAATTGATCCCGGCAAATCAAACAGATGTTACTATTGCAGGTTTTACGATGACGGAAAATGCCATGAAACTGGCCAATATTCAAACAAGCATAGTTGGAAATTCAAAGACTGATAATTCCATCACACTTTCAGGAACTTTAGAGGCCAATGAAGAATTAAACGCCGTACAATCTTCGTATTTCTCAGGCCGAATAGAGCAACTTTTTATCAACACTACCGGAGAGGAAATTAAAAAAGGGCAAATTTTAGCCACAATTTATTCACCTGAGCTGATTTCTGCTCAGCAAGAATTGTTAACCGCTTTGAAATTAAAAGAATCTCAGCCTAAATTATATCAGGCAGTGCGTAATAAATTAAAGAACTGGAAACTGAGTGATTCGCAAATCAATTCGATTGAAGAAAGTGGAAAAGTAAAAGAGAATTTTCCTGTTTTTGCATCAAATTCGGGAACAGTGACCGAAAAAATGGTGAATCAAGGCGATTATGTAAATCGCGGGCAGGCTTTGTATAAAGTGGCGAATCTCACGAAAGTTTGGGCGGTTTTCGATGCTTATGAAGGGCAGTTGTCTAATTTAAAAGAAGGGCAAAAACTTCAGATTTCGGTTAATGCTTTTGCCGATGAAAGTTTTAATGGAACCATCGATTTTATAAATCCTGTTTTAGATAATTCAGCCAGAACTACAGAAATCCGCGTGGTGTTAGCTAATCGAAACGGAAAATTAAAACCGGGAATGTTTGTAGAAGCAGAGGTTGATTTGGAAGCGACAGAAAATTCGCAAATAAGTATCCCCAAATCCGCGGTGATGTGGACGGGAGAGCGCTCGGTAGTATATTTAAAAACAGATGCTAATTCACCTCAGTTTGAAATGAAAGAAGTGAAATTAGGTAGTGAAATTCGCGATTCTTATCAAATTTTAGAAGGTTTGGAAAAAGGCGATGAGGTGGTTACTAACGGAACTTTTACCGTAGACGCTGCGGCGCAATTGCAAGGAAAAAAATCGATGATGAACCGCAATGCGGTAGATGATAAAAGGACTAATGAAGCTATGGCAAGGGAAATGAATTTACCGAAAAGTTTTCAGTTGGCTTTTCGAGCGGTGATTGAAGATTATTTAGAATTAAAGGATGATCTGGTAGTTAGCGATGCTACTTCAGCAAAGAAGGCTGCGAAAAAAGCTTCAGCAAAAATCAATACTATCGATACGGCAGCACTGAATAAAATGGTAGCAACTCGTTTTAAAATAATTCAGAATACATTTAAAGCGATTAGTGCTTCCGAAGATATCGCAACGCAACGAAAAGAGTTTATAGCGCTTTCACAAAATATGATAGAACTAGTATCGAATTTCGATGAAATAGAGGAACTTTATATTCAGCGATGCCCGATGGCAAATAACAATAAAGGAGCAACCTGGCTTAGTAAAAATAAGGAAATTAAAAATCCATATTTTGGCTCGAAAATGTTAGGTTGTGGAGAAACGATTAGAAGCTTACCCAATAGGGATAATAGAATAACGTCACCCTGA
- a CDS encoding ABC transporter permease, protein MLIFLRVLGESFNFAINALKNNLLRTFLSLLGVTIGIFSIIGVLAAVDSLKNEISGSLNSLDNSTTIVMRFNFGPTDIPRWKWQQFPDVTYDEYQFLKRNLPEAKAVTFTQNVPAETIKYKDASSLGVDVVSAGSEIYDIEAINIEEGRFFNESEAASGSPVIVMGSEIAENLFGSIDPIGKQVRMYGRKFTVIGLLKKEGASMFGGSKDSQVYVPVNVTRRIYGENNRNIFPQILLKPESDVDNAEFLAILEQRLRTFRGIKPGEVSTFFVNQLKGFTDMIDNITGTLNLIGLVISGFSLLVGGFGIANIMFVSVKERTNLIGIQKSLGAKNKFILFQFLFEAIILAIIGGAAGLFFVWVTTIIVSNFTGDFEFILSFGNIVLGTTVSAIIGLVSGIIPAISASRLDPVEAIRTGM, encoded by the coding sequence ATGCTTATATTTCTAAGAGTGCTTGGTGAGAGCTTTAATTTTGCAATTAATGCGCTTAAAAATAACCTTTTACGTACTTTTCTTTCGCTACTTGGCGTTACGATAGGTATTTTTTCCATAATTGGAGTACTTGCGGCTGTAGATTCTTTAAAGAATGAAATCTCGGGATCATTAAATAGTTTGGATAATAGTACTACTATTGTGATGCGTTTTAATTTTGGTCCTACCGATATCCCACGTTGGAAGTGGCAACAATTTCCAGATGTTACTTACGACGAATATCAGTTTTTAAAACGTAATCTTCCCGAAGCAAAAGCGGTCACGTTTACTCAAAATGTTCCTGCTGAAACAATAAAATATAAGGACGCCAGCAGTCTTGGCGTAGACGTGGTATCGGCAGGGAGCGAGATTTATGATATCGAGGCCATTAATATTGAAGAAGGTCGTTTTTTTAACGAATCCGAAGCTGCCAGTGGCTCACCTGTGATCGTAATGGGAAGTGAAATTGCTGAAAATCTCTTTGGAAGTATAGATCCAATAGGGAAACAAGTACGAATGTACGGTAGAAAATTCACGGTAATCGGCTTGCTGAAAAAAGAAGGTGCCTCCATGTTTGGCGGTAGCAAAGACAGCCAGGTGTATGTGCCAGTTAATGTTACTCGAAGAATTTATGGAGAAAATAACAGGAACATTTTTCCTCAAATATTACTAAAACCTGAATCTGATGTCGATAATGCCGAATTCCTTGCAATATTAGAACAGCGTCTAAGAACTTTCCGCGGAATAAAACCCGGCGAGGTAAGTACCTTTTTTGTTAATCAGTTAAAAGGATTTACAGATATGATCGATAATATTACAGGAACTTTAAATTTAATCGGACTCGTAATTAGTGGATTTTCATTACTAGTTGGTGGTTTTGGGATTGCCAATATAATGTTTGTGAGTGTTAAGGAACGAACCAATCTTATCGGAATACAGAAATCACTTGGCGCGAAAAATAAATTTATTCTTTTTCAGTTCCTTTTTGAGGCTATTATTTTAGCAATAATTGGTGGAGCCGCCGGATTATTCTTTGTCTGGGTTACAACAATTATTGTCTCTAATTTTACCGGCGATTTTGAATTTATTCTTTCCTTCGGAAATATAGTTTTGGGAACTACTGTTTCAGCAATAATAGGTTTAGTCTCTGGGATAATTCCTGCAATTTCAGCATCACGATTAGATCCTGTTGAAGCTATTAGAACAGGAATGTAG
- a CDS encoding efflux RND transporter permease subunit, with the protein MLNKSIKFLIENKLVAVILLVVLVGWGMVNAPFNWDLGSLPRDPVAVDAIPDIGENQQIVFTKWEGRSPQDIEDQITYPLTTSLLGIPGVKTIRSSSMFGFSSIYIIFEEDVEFYWSRSRILEKLNSLPNGLLPEGVSPSLGPDATALGQIYWYTLEGRDKAGNVTGGWDLQELRSIQDFYVKYALSSASGVSEVASIGGYVQEYQIDINPEKMRQYKVSLQDVVKAVKESNREIGAQTLEINQAEYLVRGLGYVKSIEDIENAVVSSKDFTSLKVSDVANVSLGPAARRGILDKEGAEVVGGVVVARNGANPMEVINNVKDKIASISGGLPSKELADGTTSQLTIVPFYDRSELIQETLGTLNEALSLEILITIFVIVIMVFNLRASILISGLLPVAVLMVFIGMKLFHVDANIVALSGIAIAIGTMVDVGVILSENIIRHLDESEANLPTNTVVYNATAEVSGAIITAVLTTIISFIPVFTMVGAEGKLFRPLAFTKTMALTASIIVALFLIPPFAASIFRKRTIRKNFNLAIQGILIVAGITMIFYGFWIGLVLIGLGIAGILKAQKITSEKQHDWLVVGIISTAIIFMLAVFWRPLGLDTSILWNVIMVAILCFGLLFIFNLFRRYYTRILHWALAHKMIFLILPFSIVIAGMLIMRNTGQEFMPSLNEGSFLLMPTSMPHAGVAENKRILQQLDMAVANIPEVKTVVGKAGRTESALDPAPLSMYENIIQYKPEYALNASGQRQRFKVNEDGFFVLKNNELAIDGSDRFTENEIPDSINTSFKINREQLIPDDDGEYFRNWRPAISSPDDIWNEISAATKLPGITSAPKLQPIETRLVMLQTGMRAPMGIKVQGQDLKQIEAFGMKLEEILKAVDGVKDEAVFADRIVGKPYLLIDIKRDRLARYGISMSDVQDVLEVAVGGKMLSQTVEGRERYSVRVRYPRELRDSPEDLKNIYVPVENAKPVPLGELVEIRYEQGPQVIKSEDTFLIGYVLFDKMDGFAEVDVVENAQQTIQQKIDSGALKVPQGINYEFTGNYENQLRAAKTLSIVVPLALLIIFMILYFQFKSVSTSFIVFTGIAVAFGGGFIMIWLYGQDWFLNFNLFGENLRDLFQMHTINLSVAVWVGFIALFGIATDDGVVMATYLTQTFGKNEPENIKAIRASVVEAGEKRIRPCLMTTATTILALLPVLTSTGRGSDIMIPMAIPSFGGMLIALITLFVVPVLFCWKKEMKLKRELSS; encoded by the coding sequence ATGCTGAACAAAAGCATTAAATTTTTAATAGAAAATAAATTGGTTGCCGTTATCCTGCTAGTTGTGTTAGTAGGATGGGGAATGGTAAATGCGCCATTCAATTGGGATTTAGGATCGCTTCCGCGAGATCCGGTAGCAGTAGATGCTATTCCCGATATTGGTGAAAATCAGCAAATCGTTTTTACTAAATGGGAAGGTCGCTCTCCACAAGATATCGAAGATCAAATCACTTATCCGCTAACCACTTCATTGCTGGGAATACCGGGAGTAAAAACGATACGGAGTTCTTCAATGTTTGGCTTTTCTAGTATCTATATCATTTTTGAAGAGGATGTAGAATTTTACTGGAGTAGAAGCCGAATTTTGGAGAAATTAAATTCATTGCCAAACGGATTGTTACCTGAAGGTGTAAGTCCTTCTTTGGGGCCAGACGCAACAGCTTTAGGGCAAATTTATTGGTATACTTTAGAGGGTCGCGATAAAGCAGGGAATGTTACCGGCGGTTGGGACCTTCAGGAATTACGCAGCATTCAGGATTTTTATGTGAAATATGCACTTTCTTCGGCCAGCGGTGTTTCAGAAGTTGCTTCGATTGGCGGTTATGTTCAGGAATATCAAATCGATATAAATCCTGAAAAAATGCGCCAATACAAGGTGAGCTTACAAGATGTCGTGAAAGCGGTAAAAGAAAGTAATCGTGAGATTGGCGCGCAGACTTTAGAAATCAATCAGGCCGAATATTTAGTGCGTGGCCTGGGCTATGTAAAATCTATTGAGGATATCGAAAATGCAGTAGTTTCCTCTAAAGATTTTACGTCTTTAAAAGTCAGCGATGTAGCCAATGTTTCACTAGGCCCGGCAGCGCGACGCGGAATTTTAGATAAAGAAGGCGCTGAGGTTGTGGGCGGAGTAGTTGTTGCCCGTAATGGTGCCAATCCAATGGAAGTGATCAATAATGTAAAAGATAAAATTGCTTCTATTAGTGGTGGGTTGCCTTCTAAAGAATTAGCCGATGGCACCACTTCGCAACTTACCATTGTTCCTTTTTATGACCGATCTGAACTAATCCAGGAAACGTTAGGCACTTTAAACGAAGCACTGAGTTTGGAGATTTTAATCACCATTTTTGTGATTGTGATCATGGTGTTTAACCTTCGAGCTTCTATTCTTATTTCAGGATTACTTCCGGTAGCGGTATTAATGGTGTTTATCGGGATGAAATTATTTCATGTCGATGCCAATATAGTAGCGCTGTCAGGTATTGCGATTGCTATTGGGACGATGGTTGATGTGGGCGTGATTCTTTCAGAAAATATTATTCGACATTTAGATGAAAGCGAAGCAAATTTGCCAACAAATACGGTAGTTTATAATGCAACGGCTGAAGTTTCTGGAGCAATCATCACGGCAGTATTAACTACAATTATCAGTTTTATTCCGGTGTTTACAATGGTGGGGGCTGAAGGGAAGTTATTCCGTCCGCTGGCTTTTACCAAAACCATGGCGCTTACTGCTTCGATTATCGTAGCGCTATTTTTGATTCCGCCTTTTGCAGCCAGTATTTTCAGGAAAAGAACCATCCGGAAAAACTTCAATTTAGCTATTCAAGGAATATTGATAGTAGCCGGAATTACAATGATTTTTTATGGATTTTGGATAGGCTTAGTTTTAATAGGTTTAGGAATCGCCGGAATTCTAAAAGCGCAAAAAATCACTTCAGAAAAACAACATGATTGGCTTGTTGTTGGTATAATCTCAACAGCTATCATTTTTATGTTGGCTGTTTTTTGGAGGCCACTTGGTTTAGATACTTCCATTTTATGGAATGTGATTATGGTGGCCATTCTATGTTTCGGACTCCTATTTATTTTTAATCTTTTCCGAAGATATTATACTCGAATCTTACATTGGGCATTAGCTCATAAAATGATATTCCTAATACTGCCATTTTCGATTGTTATTGCTGGTATGCTAATTATGCGTAATACTGGGCAAGAATTTATGCCCTCGCTAAATGAAGGTTCATTTTTACTGATGCCAACCTCGATGCCCCATGCCGGAGTTGCCGAAAATAAACGAATCTTGCAGCAATTAGACATGGCGGTGGCCAATATTCCGGAAGTGAAAACTGTGGTTGGAAAAGCAGGAAGAACTGAGTCAGCTTTAGATCCTGCTCCACTCAGTATGTACGAAAATATTATTCAGTATAAACCGGAATACGCATTAAATGCGAGTGGGCAAAGACAGCGATTTAAAGTAAATGAAGATGGATTTTTTGTATTGAAAAATAACGAGTTGGCCATCGACGGAAGCGACCGTTTTACTGAAAATGAAATCCCAGATTCAATAAATACAAGCTTTAAAATTAATCGAGAACAATTAATTCCAGATGATGATGGCGAATATTTTAGAAACTGGCGACCTGCGATAAGCTCACCAGATGATATTTGGAATGAAATTTCAGCCGCTACAAAGTTACCGGGTATCACCTCTGCACCAAAACTGCAACCTATTGAAACACGATTGGTGATGTTACAAACCGGGATGCGTGCGCCTATGGGAATAAAAGTACAGGGACAGGATTTAAAACAAATTGAAGCTTTTGGAATGAAGCTCGAAGAAATCCTAAAGGCAGTTGACGGTGTTAAAGATGAAGCTGTTTTTGCCGATCGAATTGTAGGGAAGCCCTATTTGCTGATAGACATTAAACGAGATCGATTAGCGAGATATGGCATATCAATGAGCGATGTGCAAGACGTTTTAGAAGTAGCTGTTGGCGGGAAAATGTTAAGTCAAACAGTTGAAGGTCGGGAACGATATTCAGTTCGAGTACGTTATCCGAGGGAACTTCGAGATTCGCCAGAGGATTTGAAAAATATTTATGTTCCGGTAGAAAACGCAAAGCCTGTTCCGTTAGGTGAACTGGTAGAAATTCGGTATGAACAAGGTCCGCAGGTAATTAAGAGTGAAGATACCTTTTTAATCGGTTATGTGCTTTTCGATAAAATGGACGGTTTTGCTGAGGTTGATGTAGTTGAAAATGCACAACAAACAATTCAGCAGAAAATAGACTCCGGAGCATTAAAAGTTCCGCAGGGGATTAATTATGAATTCACCGGAAACTACGAAAATCAGCTTCGTGCCGCAAAGACATTATCGATTGTGGTTCCACTGGCGTTGCTCATCATTTTTATGATTTTGTATTTTCAGTTTAAATCGGTGTCCACCTCTTTTATCGTTTTTACCGGAATCGCGGTCGCTTTTGGCGGCGGATTTATAATGATCTGGTTGTATGGACAAGATTGGTTTTTGAATTTTAACCTCTTTGGCGAAAATCTAAGAGACCTGTTCCAGATGCATACCATTAATTTAAGTGTCGCCGTTTGGGTTGGTTTTATTGCGCTTTTTGGAATTGCGACAGATGATGGTGTGGTGATGGCAACTTATCTTACTCAGACTTTTGGAAAAAACGAACCAGAGAATATTAAAGCTATTCGAGCTTCGGTTGTGGAAGCAGGTGAAAAAAGGATCAGACCCTGTTTAATGACCACGGCCACTACAATTTTGGCGCTGTTGCCCGTTTTAACGAGTACAGGGCGCGGTAGTGATATTATGATACCAATGGCGATACCAAGTTTCGGCGGAATGTTAATCGCATTAATTACACTTTTTGTAGTTCCGGTTTTGTTTTGCTGGAAGAAAGAAATGAAGTTGAAGAGAGAATTGAGTAGTTAG